The sequence GCCTCGGCCGCACCATGGGAGACTACCACACGCCATCCTTCGTTCTCCAGAAGCAGGACGAGGTGTTGCCACTCGACCGGATGATCGGACACGAGCATGACCTCGGCCGGACCGGGGGGGAGGTACCCTTCCAGCACTTCCTCGCGTACGACGCGAAGCAGCGCCTCCACAGCGAGCGGATCGTACGTCTTGCCGGATTCCTGGCGAAGCGACTCCGCCAGTGCGCCGGCGGCCTCGATCGTCTTCACCGGATGTTGAGCGCCGGCGGCGAGGAACGAGCGGATCACGGCGTACACACGCGCCGGGAACGGTGCATCCGGGGCCGATTGCCCCGGTGCCAGCCCGGTCTCGTCGAAACGTCTCTCCGCGGCCTGTATGACCTCGACAATGGGATACGGGCAACCGAGCTGCTCCGCCAGGATCGCCTGTTCGTTTGCGGTCGTTGCCCGTGCCGCGAGGAGCGGGGCCAGTTCGCAGGTCGCCACAAGGGTGTCCGTCTCGTACGGCTGCATCCTCAGGACCCGCGCCATCGCCACGGCACAGCGCGAGGCCGCCCCGTCATCCTGGTTCTTGCCTGGCCCCGACCAGCGCCGTGCCCACGCGGCCAACCGGAGGTACCCATCGCGCAGCCGTTCATACGACAGCGGTGAGCGCAGCAGGCAGGTGGTCCACGAGGGACGGGCGATCAATTGCAGACGCGGCAGGGCGCGTTTCAGGCGGGTCAACGAATCGGGATTGCAGAGCGCATTGTCCTCATCGTAGACCAGATGGTCCCAATCTCCCTCTGGGATGCTCCGACCGTCCCAGTTGGACACGACGCACCGTTCGACTTCCAACAGCGACCGCAGCAGCTTGGCGACGAACGGCTGTGAGAGCCAGAGGAGCACATGGGCAACCGCGTCGGTCGGTGCCGTGGTGTCCAGAGGCGCATCCGTCTTGTTGGCGGTAAACCCGAATTCCAGCGACAGGCCGGTCGGGCGGGAGGACACCGGCAAACCGGATGCCTCATAACCGCCCCGACGGTAGAACCGATCCCACATCCGCTGCAGGGAGACTTGCGGCGCGGCCACGATGGTCAGCGTGCGGATATTGGCATGAAAACGGATTTCGTCGGCGGTCACGACGTCCAACGGGTCCACCATCGCCACCCGAAGGGACTTCCCCTCGGGGTCGTATGACAGCGGGATCATCGCCTTGGCGCGCGCCCAATTCTCCCGGAACAACGCCAGGGCATCGTCATCGGGCACGGCCGTCGCCGGGTCCCAGATCGGCGTGTCGTACTGCTCGGCGAGTGCCTCCGCCAGTCGCGTCTCGTTGATGATTCCCAGTTGCACGAGCGCCGATCCCCAGCGAATGCCCGTGCGTTGCTGCTGACGGAGTCCCTGGAGAATCTGCTTCTCCGTGACCCAGCCACGCCGCAGCAGAATGGCGTCGAGTCGCTCGCCCTTCATCATGCGACCGGCTCCGGCTGACGTGTGGCGAGACTCATCGTGTACAGAGAGGGTGTGGCGGCGGCCGCCAGAGCGGCCTCGGTCGTGATGACGCCTTCGTCGGTCAGTTGTGCCAGGTGATGTTCGAGTAACTGCATGCCCTCGCGACGTCCGGTCTGGATCGCCGAGATGAGTTGATGTGTCTTCCCTTCCCGGATCATGTTCGCGATCGCGGGGGTGTTGAGCATGATCTCCATCGCCGCGATCCGTCCGGTGCCGTCGGCGCGACGCAGCAACTGCTGCGCCAGCACGCCGCGCAGTCCCTCCGAGAGCAGCACCCGGGTCTGGGCCTGTTGGTCGGCCGGGAAGGCGTCGATGAGCCGATTCACGGTCTGGGCGGCGTTCTTCGTGTGCAGCGTGGCGAAGACACACAGCCCAAGCTCGGCGGCAGTCAGGGCGAGGTGGATCGTCTCCAGGTCGCGCATTTCACCAACGAGGACGACATTGGGATCTTCACGCAATGAAGCGCGCAACGCGCGGGCGAAATCGCGTGTATGGCTGCCGACCTGGCGCTGGTTGATCAGGCAGCGCTTGTTGACGTGGACGAATTCCAGCGGATCTTCGAGCGTGATGATGTGCCTGCCTTGCGTTTCATTGAGGTGATTGATCATCGCCGCCAGGGTCGTCGACTTCCCGGAGTTGGTCGGTCCGGTGACGAGAACAAGACCGCGAGTCGTTTCGGCCAGGCGCGTGACCACTTCGGGGAATCCCAAGGCGGCCAGCGTCGGCGGCTCCTCCGGAATCAGACGCAGAACCGCCGCCGGTCCGCGATGGTCGCGGAAGACATTGACGCGAAACCGGGCGTAGCCCGGGATCGTATGCGCCGTGTCCAGGTCCCACTGGCTTTCGAACGATTCGATCTGTTCGCTGGACAGGATCTCATAGACCAACAACTCGACCTCAGGAGCGGCCAGGGGACGATCATTGGCGGGGACCAGCTCGCCGCGGATGCGGAAGGTCACCGGCGCCGCCGTGACGAGATGCACGTCGGAGGCATCCAACTCCTTCATGTGCCGGAGAATGTCATCGATCTGCGGCATCGTCCCTCCTGGGGCCAGGGAAGCCCCCATCATCTCCATTTTCGGCTGTTGGGGGCATGCGGATGAGCGGGGCAGGTTACGACCGAGCCTAGTGCTGAAAGATCGGACAGACGGTGCAGGACATTGCATCTGCTCGGATGCCTGTGGAAAAGCAGATTCCTCGCTACGCTCGGAACGACAGGCTCACGACGGGAACCCGCCATCTTCCTGTCACCCCGAGCGCAGCGAGGGGTCTGCTGTTCGCGATGCGCTTTGCTGTCGGTGGTCAATGCACAATCGGGCTCAACTGAGTTTGCCGGTGGCCGCGCCCGGTGAATCGCCCTTGCCCGATGCTCTCAACAGCGGCTTATTGCCGTGGCATCGGCGGACATCGACCGGGGGAGCGAAACACATGGAGCGACCGCACGTAATATCACCCTGATTTCCGACGATGACTCATGATATATCCCATCACGTTCACGTTGGGGAGGGGAAGGAGTCACCATGCTGGGATTCTTCATCTTTCTGGGACTGCTCGTCGTCGTGGCCTTCTGGGTCATCGGCATCTACAACGCGCTGGTGCGCCTGCGCGTGCAGTGCGACAATGCCTGGTCCGACATCGACGTGCAGTTGAAGCGGCGCTATGACCTGATCCCGAATGTCGTGGAGACGGTCAAGGGGTATGCCACGCACGAGCGCAAGGCGTTCGAGGACGTCATCAACGCCCGGGCCCGTGCCATGTCGGCGCAAGGTCCGGCGGCCAAGGCCGAGGCGGAGAACATCCTCACGGGCACGCTGAAATCGCTGTTTGCGTTGGCGGAGAACTACCCGCAGCTCCGGGCGATCGAGAGCTTCACCCAATTGCAGTCCACGCTCTCCGAGATCGAGGAGTTCATCCAAAGCGCGCGCCGGTACTACAACGCGGTCGTCCGCGATCTGAACACGCGGATTGCGATCTTCCCGTCGAACATCATCGCCGGTATGTTCGCCTTCAAACCGCGCGAGTTCTTCGAGCTGGAGACACCGGCCGAGCGGGTGGCGCCGAAGGTCAACTTCGAAACCGAAAAGGCGTAGCGTCGGAGACACCAGGTGCGGCTGACCGACCGGCATGGAGACGTGTGCCACGGGTCTTCAGACCCGTGTCTTCGACGCGCCCTCGAGATGGGCACGGGTCTGAAGACCCGTGGCACAGGCTATCTGGACA comes from Candidatus Zixiibacteriota bacterium and encodes:
- a CDS encoding DUF4388 domain-containing protein, yielding MMKGERLDAILLRRGWVTEKQILQGLRQQQRTGIRWGSALVQLGIINETRLAEALAEQYDTPIWDPATAVPDDDALALFRENWARAKAMIPLSYDPEGKSLRVAMVDPLDVVTADEIRFHANIRTLTIVAAPQVSLQRMWDRFYRRGGYEASGLPVSSRPTGLSLEFGFTANKTDAPLDTTAPTDAVAHVLLWLSQPFVAKLLRSLLEVERCVVSNWDGRSIPEGDWDHLVYDEDNALCNPDSLTRLKRALPRLQLIARPSWTTCLLRSPLSYERLRDGYLRLAAWARRWSGPGKNQDDGAASRCAVAMARVLRMQPYETDTLVATCELAPLLAARATTANEQAILAEQLGCPYPIVEVIQAAERRFDETGLAPGQSAPDAPFPARVYAVIRSFLAAGAQHPVKTIEAAGALAESLRQESGKTYDPLAVEALLRVVREEVLEGYLPPGPAEVMLVSDHPVEWQHLVLLLENEGWRVVVSHGAAEARTLTERRKPDAVVWAASGAIDWIRWQSHVAPGIANFLLMEEFDSSRARTALEAGYEDVWSGAWDAGVASAKLRRAVQKRPQVQHKSEAVTGTLGQLSFIDMVQILAAGSRSVKIELHHGRTQATVILWQGQIKFAETTDRSGESAVYDILSWPDATFSFSPVETMPQVNCHLPNEAMLLEGCRLIDEGKRESQAATPART
- a CDS encoding LemA family protein, with amino-acid sequence MLGFFIFLGLLVVVAFWVIGIYNALVRLRVQCDNAWSDIDVQLKRRYDLIPNVVETVKGYATHERKAFEDVINARARAMSAQGPAAKAEAENILTGTLKSLFALAENYPQLRAIESFTQLQSTLSEIEEFIQSARRYYNAVVRDLNTRIAIFPSNIIAGMFAFKPREFFELETPAERVAPKVNFETEKA
- a CDS encoding type IV pilus twitching motility protein PilT codes for the protein MPQIDDILRHMKELDASDVHLVTAAPVTFRIRGELVPANDRPLAAPEVELLVYEILSSEQIESFESQWDLDTAHTIPGYARFRVNVFRDHRGPAAVLRLIPEEPPTLAALGFPEVVTRLAETTRGLVLVTGPTNSGKSTTLAAMINHLNETQGRHIITLEDPLEFVHVNKRCLINQRQVGSHTRDFARALRASLREDPNVVLVGEMRDLETIHLALTAAELGLCVFATLHTKNAAQTVNRLIDAFPADQQAQTRVLLSEGLRGVLAQQLLRRADGTGRIAAMEIMLNTPAIANMIREGKTHQLISAIQTGRREGMQLLEHHLAQLTDEGVITTEAALAAAATPSLYTMSLATRQPEPVA